The following coding sequences lie in one Deinococcus malanensis genomic window:
- a CDS encoding winged helix-turn-helix domain-containing protein has protein sequence MPVPTYDELLEPTVHALQDLGGQATNTEIEQRVIERLSLSEDVVREPHGTTGQTSLAYRLAWARTYLKTSGYLQRVSTGVWQLTPEGLQATTVDPAQVKQMVRN, from the coding sequence ATGCCCGTGCCGACGTATGACGAACTTCTGGAGCCCACGGTCCATGCCCTCCAGGACCTCGGAGGCCAGGCCACCAACACCGAGATCGAACAGCGGGTGATCGAGCGCCTGAGCCTCAGTGAGGACGTCGTGCGGGAGCCTCACGGCACGACAGGGCAGACTTCTTTGGCTTACCGGCTTGCCTGGGCGCGCACGTACTTGAAAACCTCCGGGTACCTTCAGCGTGTGAGCACGGGCGTATGGCAACTCACGCCGGAAGGACTTCAGGCGACCACAGTCGATCCCGCTCAGGTCAAGCAGATGGTGCGCAATTAG
- a CDS encoding winged helix-turn-helix domain-containing protein translates to MPRSTPVEEGASPPAAGSPTLAEAIAQVLAAEQTPLHVREIAARLLARGWWATPPQNPADPVSSRLSIDIKQHGRASRFVPTAPNTFTLSALVGASPATQPGPAVSPNSPQTPGLSFLNAAARVLEVYANRQPMHYRAITEVAVREGWVQSRGQTPEATLYAQVLQDISRHERRITQVAGVQPRAVPGALQGDRLPFPAPYEGAAGGVRMHRHDPGGGIVSEELGVGTGGAEGSATPGSPMCRPQRSGVGTPSCWNAARNRFTASYYWQSEGPCSRHDRRRSCRVCHREFDCA, encoded by the coding sequence GTGCCGCGATCAACGCCTGTTGAGGAGGGGGCGTCACCTCCGGCTGCAGGCTCCCCGACGCTCGCGGAGGCCATCGCTCAAGTCCTGGCAGCGGAGCAAACCCCCTTGCATGTTCGGGAGATTGCCGCGAGGCTGCTCGCACGAGGCTGGTGGGCGACTCCACCGCAGAACCCGGCGGACCCCGTGTCCTCCCGCCTGTCCATCGACATCAAACAGCACGGGCGTGCCAGCCGGTTCGTCCCAACGGCCCCGAACACGTTCACACTCTCAGCACTCGTGGGTGCTTCCCCGGCGACTCAACCAGGGCCTGCAGTGAGCCCCAACAGCCCGCAGACGCCCGGCCTGTCCTTCCTGAACGCTGCCGCGAGAGTGCTCGAAGTGTACGCCAACCGGCAACCAATGCATTACCGCGCGATCACGGAGGTGGCCGTGCGGGAAGGCTGGGTGCAGTCCAGAGGGCAGACGCCGGAAGCCACGCTGTACGCGCAGGTCTTGCAGGACATCAGCCGGCATGAGCGGCGGATCACTCAGGTCGCGGGCGTACAGCCACGGGCGGTACCGGGTGCGCTCCAGGGTGACCGTCTTCCCTTCCCGGCACCATACGAGGGCGCGGCCGGAGGCGTCCGCATGCACAGACACGATCCCGGGGGTGGGATCGTGTCCGAAGAGCTGGGGGTCGGTACCGGAGGTGCGGAAGGTAGTGCCACACCAGGGAGTCCAATGTGCAGACCCCAGCGTTCCGGCGTGGGCACTCCATCGTGCTGGAATGCGGCAAGGAACAGGTTCACAGCCTCGTACTATTGGCAGAGTGAAGGTCCTTGCTCTCGCCACGACCGCCGTCGTTCTTGCCGGGTCTGCCACCGCGAGTTCGACTGCGCCTGA
- a CDS encoding glycine-rich domain-containing protein has translation MHHGMNAAPVTTPHLTSTGTAASPTGDAAVLSYPFPAGMELKLQRLLGKRARAHEVLGEYRRFLHLSTLGPVSPSHLVDEAWHLHLTYTQDYWERLPQVLGRALHHNPASSPEDAVRLGGVYLQTLDCYEQLFGAPAPLAIWPDPRRAPLRPRSGRGERGWAGAAIVGTAMLAIALLPPGLVFGLFALAAALGVAHLLRGPAQARAQEGRKASSGSDGAGSSTLMTLGYAADESGSDGGSGDSGGDGGGCGGGCGD, from the coding sequence ATGCACCACGGCATGAACGCAGCACCCGTCACCACCCCACACCTGACCTCCACTGGCACCGCCGCCTCCCCCACCGGGGACGCAGCGGTGCTGTCCTACCCCTTCCCGGCCGGCATGGAGCTCAAGCTCCAGCGCCTGCTGGGCAAGCGGGCACGCGCCCACGAGGTGCTCGGCGAGTACCGGCGCTTCCTGCACCTGAGCACGCTCGGCCCAGTCTCGCCCAGCCACCTGGTCGACGAGGCCTGGCACCTGCACCTGACCTACACCCAGGACTACTGGGAGCGGCTGCCACAGGTCCTGGGGCGCGCGCTGCACCACAACCCCGCGAGCAGCCCCGAGGACGCCGTGCGCCTGGGAGGGGTCTACCTGCAGACCCTCGACTGCTACGAGCAGCTGTTCGGTGCCCCCGCGCCCCTGGCCATCTGGCCTGACCCGCGCCGCGCGCCCCTGCGCCCCCGCAGCGGGCGGGGAGAGAGGGGCTGGGCAGGCGCGGCGATCGTCGGCACGGCCATGCTCGCCATCGCCCTGCTGCCCCCCGGGCTCGTCTTCGGGCTGTTCGCCCTGGCCGCCGCCCTGGGCGTCGCTCACCTACTGCGCGGCCCCGCCCAGGCCAGGGCCCAGGAGGGCCGCAAGGCCAGCAGCGGCAGCGACGGGGCAGGCAGCAGCACGCTCATGACCCTGGGCTACGCGGCCGACGAGAGCGGCAGTGACGGCGGCAGCGGGGATTCGGGCGGGGACGGTGGGGGCTGCGGCGGGGGCTGCGGGGACTGA
- a CDS encoding AAA family ATPase, giving the protein MHAVRDTTDHLMLRATAGSGKTTTLTEAAWHLHTLKPAVYFAYNKHPVEGVAARLPERVRASTLHAFGRRILCQHRNTQLGINCGMSFLDQVQEGNQGLIRGLSSQAGVLPRRNAV; this is encoded by the coding sequence GTGCACGCCGTGCGGGACACGACCGATCACCTGATGCTGCGCGCCACGGCCGGCAGCGGGAAGACCACCACCCTCACTGAAGCCGCCTGGCACCTGCACACCCTCAAGCCCGCGGTGTACTTCGCGTACAACAAGCACCCCGTCGAGGGCGTCGCCGCCCGCCTGCCGGAGCGTGTGCGCGCCAGCACCCTGCACGCGTTCGGCCGCCGCATCCTGTGCCAGCACCGCAACACCCAGCTCGGCATCAACTGCGGCATGAGCTTCCTGGATCAGGTCCAGGAAGGCAACCAGGGCCTCATCCGCGGCCTGAGTTCACAGGCTGGCGTTTTACCCCGCCGGAATGCCGTGTAG
- a CDS encoding FAD-dependent oxidoreductase → MAQLGRLFGPAALLPRSYEEVDWTRERLSSTAQDEAPPKVLPAYGHPLLRDPALDGRLFWAGAETSPLEGGLLGSAVQSGEHAARLVLTRRAAEGRGGCRSGRAGGGHSHPAMRVMRAATLSKGSQLVTSRR, encoded by the coding sequence ATGGCGCAACTCGGGCGCTTGTTTGGACCGGCGGCGCTGCTGCCACGCTCCTATGAAGAGGTGGACTGGACCCGGGAGCGGCTGTCCAGTACCGCTCAGGATGAGGCACCACCGAAGGTGTTGCCGGCGTACGGCCATCCGCTGTTGCGTGACCCTGCACTGGACGGCCGTCTGTTCTGGGCTGGGGCAGAAACGTCGCCACTGGAGGGCGGCCTGCTGGGGAGCGCGGTGCAGTCCGGCGAGCACGCCGCGCGCCTGGTGCTGACGCGGCGTGCGGCGGAAGGAAGGGGGGGATGCCGAAGTGGTAGAGCAGGAGGCGGGCACTCACACCCAGCCATGAGGGTCATGCGGGCAGCCACACTCTCGAAGGGCTCACAGCTCGTCACCTCACGCCGGTAG